GGGGAACCTTCCTCGAAACGGGTTCCCCGTCCGCCCTCTCTTTTCCCCAAGTTTTTGGCGCTGCGCGAACAGCGCATGCCTTCCTGAACACGGCGCGGAATCCCGCTTCATAAGGACGCTCCCCCTCGGCTTGCCCCGATGCCGCTTTTCCGGCATGTTCCGCTCAGTCCTTCCGCCTTGCGCGTCCCGACGCGCCGTGCGGGCAACCATGACTTTGCCGGAACGCGCCATGCCCCCCCACACACCCAATTTTCCCAAGGCCCTGTTCGAGGAGCTGGAAACCGACAAGCTCCAGCGCCGTTTCCTGGAAGCGCTGGTGGAATTCCAGAACGTCGAGCGCGGTTCGCTTTGGATCAAGCGTGATGACGGCTACCAGTGCATCGAAGCCATCGGCGGCGGCCAGAGCGAACAGCTCGTGGGCTTTGTCGTGCCCAAGGACAAGCCGAGCATCGTCGGCTGGGTCATCGAAAACGGCCGCATGACCATCGCCGAGCCGGGCAAGGACAAACGCCATTTCAAGGACGCGGAATCGGGCCTGGACGTCAAATCCACCCTCATTCTCTGCTATCCGCTGGTGCTCAAAAACGGCGAGGTCTACGGCGCGGTCGAGATCATCGACACGGCCCACGGCGGCAGCCGGCTGAACCTGGGCAAGGAATATCTGGAGCTCCTGGAAGAATTCGTGGCCATCGGCTCCATCGCCCTGGGCAACGCCTTGGCCTTCGCCGATCAGAAAAACGAGGCCCAGAAACTCAAAAAACTTCTCGGCGGCATCAAAGGCGAAACCTCGCTCGTCGGCAAGAGCCCGGCCTTTTGCGCGGCCCTGGAAGCGGCCAGAAACTATTCGCGCACCGATTTTCCGGTGCTCATCACCGGCGAGTCCGGTACGGGCAAGGAGCTTTTCGCCCGGGAGATCCACGCCCAAAGCGCCCGCAAGGACAAACCGTTCCTGGTCCAAAACGTCTCGGCCATCCCCGACGCCCTGCTCGAATCGGAACTCTTCGGCTACAAGAAAGGCGCCTTCACCGGCGCGGACAAGGACAAGGTGGGACTTTTCGAGGCGGCGGACGGCGGCACGGTCTTCCTCGACGAGATCGGCGACATGCCGCTTTCCCTGCAAGCCCGCATCCTGCGCGTGCTCCAGGAAAACGAGGTCAAGCCCCTCGGCGACGCGAAGACCCGCACCGTGGACGTGCGCGTCATCTCCGCCACCAACCGGGACCTCACCCGGGCCATCGCCGATGGGACCTTCCGCGAGGATCTCTTTTACCGCCTAAACGTCCTGCCGCTCAAACTGCCGCCCCTGCGCGAACGCCCCGAGGACATCCCCGAGCTGCTGGACTACTTCCTGGCC
The DNA window shown above is from Solidesulfovibrio fructosivorans JJ] and carries:
- a CDS encoding sigma-54-dependent Fis family transcriptional regulator, translated to MPPHTPNFPKALFEELETDKLQRRFLEALVEFQNVERGSLWIKRDDGYQCIEAIGGGQSEQLVGFVVPKDKPSIVGWVIENGRMTIAEPGKDKRHFKDAESGLDVKSTLILCYPLVLKNGEVYGAVEIIDTAHGGSRLNLGKEYLELLEEFVAIGSIALGNALAFADQKNEAQKLKKLLGGIKGETSLVGKSPAFCAALEAARNYSRTDFPVLITGESGTGKELFAREIHAQSARKDKPFLVQNVSAIPDALLESELFGYKKGAFTGADKDKVGLFEAADGGTVFLDEIGDMPLSLQARILRVLQENEVKPLGDAKTRTVDVRVISATNRDLTRAIADGTFREDLFYRLNVLPLKLPPLRERPEDIPELLDYFLARDAGRLCIPQKTLARDALAALKRRPFQGNVREMENLVRYLLATVSGPVIETDDIPPPHEIGQARDSAPAPETTPTSAPGPDLTEYTWESLEHAYALALLEKYKWNVTKAARAAGVNRSTFDSRLRKLGISKE